Part of the Chanos chanos chromosome 5, fChaCha1.1, whole genome shotgun sequence genome, CACCATGacaggagatggaggagagctCCACGGCTAGTCATACAGGCCTGCCGTGGCCCTCTGGTCCTCTGCCCTCCGCTGGGCACGTGTGTTCTCGGATGGTGCTCCTCACTCGGCTCACGCCCTGTCCGTCCGCGGAGGTCCGACCAGGGCAGCAGAAGTCCCTGAAGCAACGTTTGAAGTTCTCGTCCAGAAAGGCGTAGAGGATAGGGTTGAGGCTGCTGTTAGTATAGCCCAGAGCGACGCAGAAGAAGTAAGCAGCCATGACGGCGGTGGTCTCAGGGACTCCGGGCAAGAGCGCCTTGACCAGGATGAAGATGTGAATGGGCGTCCAGCAGATAACGAAAACAGCCACCACCACCAGGACAAGCCTCGTGATTCGCCGCAGGTTGCGGTCTTTTTCCCGAGAGCCGGACAGCAGCCTAACGCTCTTAAGTCGGAGCACCATCAAGGTGTAACACACTGTGATGATGAGGAGGGGTGCTACAAAGGCGAAGATGAAGACACATATCTTCATAAGGGTGTCCCAGTAGATGTAGGGGTCTGGGAACTGCAGAGCACACTCTGTGGTACCTGTGACATAGACACGGGAACTCTTTACCATCTATTTTACTGAAAGACATAAAGTATAGTATGGCATCGTTTGTATACATCTTTCACTCAGAAAGTGTCCTTGATTTCATATGTATGGGTGAATCTCATAGATCTTTACCCCTTtaaacattcagtttaaaacagtttcaaccataattttgtttcttttttttttatttatataaatgtgAAAAAGCGTAATACTGAACTGCATATAAAATATTGAAACTGTGAAAACTTACTCTGGACTGTTAAATGAAACTAGTGTGAATACataacataaatacaaatgGTAAAGAATTTTATAACAGCTGTTTAGCATGCTAGCTTTGGCTAACCCCAGGTAAAacgaagcctttttttttctaccactgTGGCATGCAGGAATAAAATACCATTGTTGGTTTGAGTACTCCCAAGGATCATTGCAGGGATTCCAGCTGCTGAAGAGAGCACCCAAATAAGGATGTTAATGAGCTTGGCTTTGACCGGGGTGCGGAAGTCCAGGGCTTTAACTGGGTGGCACACTGCCACATAGCGATCCACACTCATCATAGTTAGAGTGAAGATACTGGTGAACATATTGTAGTAGTCAATGGAGATGAACACTTTGCAGACAACCTCACCAAACGGCCAGGTATTGAGCAGGTAGTCGGCACTTTGAAAAGGCATGGTGGTAGTCACCAGAGCATCTGCCACAGCCAGATTGAAAATGTAGATGTTTGTTGCAGTCTTCATTTTTGTGTATCTaccatatttaaaaataaaaaaaaatcaaaaaagaaagaagaaaaaagagcaaaaaaaacctctttaaaTGATATACGACCTTGTATAGATATCAGAATGTGAAAATCCTGAAAAACAAcagctaataataataatcaccatcgtcatcgtcatcatcatcatcatcatcatcatcagtgctATTCGGCCCTATTCAGTCTGCGAGACAATATCCACTAGAAGGTGCTAAAAGTCTCTACAAACGGAACGCTCCGTGAAGTTTGCTTCTTCAACCGCTCGTCAGACATTCAACACACGTTATGCAGAAATTTATGCCGCACTTCATACTTTCATACCTTCGAGGTTCTACGTTAATACAAACAGTTTAATAGCCATTTGAAAGCTGCAACTGTAATGATCTAACACCCGAGAATTTCActcttaaaaaaatgaaagtgctTTAAATAAGGTAGCCACACACATCTTACCATAGTGGACAGAACATTCTTTCTTACCTGATAATAACATACATCACCAGGCAATTTCCCACCAGTCCTACCACAAAGACCACGGAGTACACGGCGGTGATGATGGGTATAATAGGGGACATAGGCTCTGGCTCGTTTGTCCAGTTTCCATTAGATGTGAAATTGTAGATATCTGAAAAGCCAGGCTGCCATGTGAAGTTTGGTAAGCACTCCGCTGGATGAGCCGAGGGACATTTGTCTTCCTTGTATATCTGAAACACATTGCTGTCCATAGTGCTgtacaaaactgaaaacaaaataacaaattaatgaaaaagtTTCATGCTCGCCATGATATGTTGAAGCATCATGTAACATGAAATGCACATATTAAAAGGAACGTGCCgtcatataaatataaaaaaaacgaATATGTAAAATATCTTATAAATatcaaattatttaaaaaaatgttaacatCTAAAATTATGAGGGATATTGACCAGCGTTTCACACACAAAGGTGAACCTTCCACGCTAGCCTTCCCAACGCGAGAGATAGACAGCTTACCTTGGAGTCTTTCGTTGTGCAAAAGTAGTTTTGTCTTTCCTTCTATTTTCTTTCGTTTTGAAATGCAAGATCTCTAAACTTTATGGATTCCAAAAAAAATACTGGATTATTTCAGACTGAGGCGCAGCGCGCGGTTTTCGATGCCCTGCACCAAGTCAGTTGATGACTGCCACCCCACGAGTGCGCCCTACCTCTGCCGCTCGTTCCGTATGACATCAGAGTTGCGCTGTGACAGTATCCAGCACAAGCTTAAGgatactgtgtatgtgttgttaaAATATGCTGATGACAGAGTGTCATAAATACATAATTTCTGTACATACATGCTTTTCATCGCTGTCTTTGTGAGCAGTAATTAGAACGGAACCAAAGGAATCAGTATTTATGAGAAATTGACCTTAAACTGGGCTCGCAGgatttcttcttttccccttctctccgtacttttcattttttttctgccgtctctctgtctttttatggcAGAAAAGTTCATTTAAAGATAGTTACTTTCTTTGCTTAGGTTTCGTACAGGATTTTTAACGCTACTCTTGCACATAACCATAagccaacaacacacacaagagcGCGttcgcgcgcgcacatacacacgaggagagagagcgagagagagagcgagagcactTCAAagctttcactgaaaaaaaattccagactCAAAAAAcgtcaatgatttttttttccttagacGCTGTCAGTGGTCAGTGGGGTTTACACTTTAATGACGTCCTGATTAGCCAAAAGCGGGTTGAACATTCTGACATAAGATAGAGTTCCTTCTAGAGAATATCATTCGCGGTATACGTCAGTGGCCACATCTATCgaagagagacaaaaaatcAGCTGAAAACCtcaatgaaaaatgacacaggTCTATGCAGTCCTGTGATCCCACTCTCCATGTTCACATGGTATTACTCTCCATGTTCACATGGAGACTGATGTTGGATTATAGACTCTCCCATCACAAGAACAATGGCTTTACTTTGTCTCCCTGCGATGAGAGGGACATAACACTGACTTAGCCCACATGTGGAAGTAGAAAGAAAGCTGCAATTGTGGCCTCAGCACATGaactgagagggaaaaacaataacaagcCTGAACAATTCAGCATTTCAGCTCAGAGCAAGATCAAGGGCACTAATGGCTCctcttgtgtttttatgcaCACTGCAATATTGATCAGATGCCACCTGAATATAGTCTTTTCTTTCCACTAATGGACATTATAAACATATGGCACATACATTTGTGTGAGATATTCAGAGcttccattttttctctctctctctctctctctctctctctctctcacgctctcgcTGTCCCTCTCGGATAATGTGGAGTTGCTTCACATGTTGCTAAGAGACGTGGACAGGTATTACCTTCTTGGCatgattgttttcttttttcttttttcttttttttcttttttttttcttgtttttactcCCGTGCATCAAATCCTGAAGAGTAGTCTGTAGCATGGCGACTTTATGTagcttttcttttaaaattccatTTAACTTTAATGGAGTCAAGAGCCAACATACAATTCATTTAGATGGCACTGAATAACTTTACTTGCTCTGTCAAAACGATCAGAGATTCATTGGGGTTAGTGCCCTTTTAAATTTCGCCTTTTGCACATAGCCACTTAATGCATGAGTGAAAACATGTCTCTCCATAATCCATATTGGACTTCAGTCATCTTATCTTCAGTATAGTGCATTGTTGCTTCGACTGTCTCTTTCCATTGGTGCTTTGATgtaaatgattttgaaatgaacctctgtatttgtgttgaatCCTATGATAAAATGCCACATACAAGGACTCTTTAAAGGACACAGAATGACATCATTATacaattttgtttttactgaggTATCTCTGGTCTACAGAAGGGGAGAAAAGGGCTTGGTAATAAATTCAGACACCTTTATCTTGAGTTAAAGTAATGGAATTCCCAGAGAGAACCTGTTACATTACTGATAGCAACATTTTGAAAATGGACCTGAAAGACTGCACTGCCCTTATTTCACCCGTATTGTAAAAGTGGTAAAGACTACAGTGGTGGAAGCCAGTAGAGCAGCAGCTCAGCCTACCATGAAGAGGACTAAATGTATTTCAGCCATACATAACTTAAGGCAAATGGCTCAGGTGTTCGAAGAATTTTCATGGCTGTAGTCAAACGCCCCCCACAACAAAGCTCTACAAGCCTAAATTCAAGATTATCACTATAATGCTGTATGtagatgtgtgatgtgtgtgtgtgtgtgtgtgtgtgttcatatttaaGTTTTGATGCTCTTGTTGAGAAAGAATAATGGCTAGAATATCTGAACAaatcttcatttcatttaaaatgctcTGAACCCAGACAAGAAGCACAATTCTGTATGTACGAGTCCTGTATGACCAGATCACATGCAACAATAATTgcattgtttatttcattagATCATTCATTATGCATATTTCAGGAATGAGCAGTAAAATACGGCATCAAGTCCAGTTGTCCTGGaatttcatgtaaaaaaaacagcataatgATCATTATTAGAGACAAGAAGGAAGCAAGAGAAAGTGTAAAGATTAGTTTGAAGATTAGGGAGATTTTCAATTGCTGCTATTCATCTTGCCCAAACGAATATGCTATTCCAAGTGgccagagaagaaaagagatagCATGTGATTTATTAGTGCTGAGGAGATCAAAAGAGACTTTTtaagtgtgcatgcatgagcaacagagaaaatgagagcgatagagagagagggagagagacagacagacatatatatgtatatatatatatagagagagagagagagagagagagagagagagagaagcagacagacaggcagacatatatatgtgtgtatatatatatatatatatatatatatatagagagagagagagagagagagagagagagagagaagcagacagacagacatatatatgtatatatatatatatatagagagagagagagagagagagagagaagcagacagacaggcagacatatatatgtgtatatatatatatatagagagagagagagagagaaagagagagaaagagagagagagaagcagacagacaggcagacatatatatgtgtatatatatatagagagagagagagagagagagagagagagagaagtgtaggAGTGTACTGTTCCACAATGACCTTGAAGTAAGAAAATAAGGATATATAGACAGGCTGTAGTTTGTTTAGAGACATGgagttaccatgacaacaaaagTTTCATTATTAAGACCTAGGCCACAGCTCACAGTGCATGATTCATTCCAAATTTCACTTAACCCTGAGACATGTAGGGATGCGtgaaacagagtgaaacagacaaAGATCACAAAAACCACAAAGCAAGAAATATCAAATATGCAACATGGATAAATCCCAAACAGCAGTCTCTATGTTAATAACAGTTAACCACAGAACAGTTGCACAGTAGAATTTGTTCCTGACTCTCAAAACATCAAATTTATTAGTAGtatttaatggaaaaacaatAGCAAAGGAGGGCATTTAAGCCAAATACAAAGGAGCTCTTTAAATGGGATAATGCTGACGAACATGTAACTGATCAGCTAACGTAGTTAAGGATTACTGAGCTTTTAAAAAACCACATCAAACATAACTgataatgactttttttaatggaaaactaAAGTTGctacaaccacagaaaaaaatatatatattcagttaTAAAGAAAACTAATAACCACTGCCAATATCTCaaagcacacaaaaaaagtgcaCATTAGAGGACATTGATTCTATGAGATGGGATTATAACCTTAAAGGCTCCAAGATTAATTTTTAGACCCAAATCGTTAGTCATTCTCTCATATTTCAAGCATTACAGTGTGTTTTCATAGATGCAATGTCTAAAGAGGGCAATTAATATGAAAGCAGTCAGCTAACATATGAAGAAGCGGTGCTGTCAGATCAATACATCTATGGATAATTACTGTAAGTCTGTATACtattgtattttgtgttgttggGCCTTattgaacagaactgaattaaATGGAAAGTAACAGAATGGTATATTATGGGGCAGTATAGGTAAGCTAAATTGTATGTATGGTGCAAAGaacatttgcttttcttttcggTTATTTTCTCAGGTTAGCTTGATGAAAAGTTGAGTTTTGTACCACCCTTGCTTAGCAGGGAAGACTGAAGTTGTCCATAAACTCAGAGCTGACGGTGCAATAATCAAGCCCCAGCTTACAGACCTGGAGTAAGGAAAACTGAACATTAAATCAAGGCAATGGCACAGACTCGTATTACAGGTTTATATTGTCCCTTTTCCTGGTGCAGTGTGAACAGATTGCAGGGGTGTAGACGCATGTGGACAGGGGGTTAGCCACAACAAAGAAGTTGAGACCACACGGTCGGAGTTCGGTGAAGAACTCTTTGTTAAATTATTCTTTTAAGACGCGAACATGTAAATCTCGATGACCTTTTGGAAGGCCGCGAAACCCgtgaagagatttttttcttttttttttttaaatgcaaatgtacaGCTGTGGAAGATCAGTAACTCTGTCAGTCTTCCCTCTTCTGCAACATACGTCCCTCATTCATAAAGCAGCTCCGAGGCCACGGTCCCAGAGCAATAGTCGTTTTACTACTCACGTCACATAAAGGTGCCTGATATCAGCAATCAGCTGAATGGGATCTCCTGCTGAAAAGGAGCTGAGAgatggtggaaaaaaaatgtcagattcatttattcactgaTTAAATGCTTCAGCGTGAAGGTGTTCAATTGGATAGACGGGACTCGAGACAGACACATCGAGggattcatcaaaaaaaaaaagaaaaaaaaaaagaaaagtgcatTAATATGAAGTCTATTGTTAGATCTTTGAATTGCATCTGATCATTGGAGGTACAGTAGCCTCTAATGGCAAAGGTTTCAGTGGGAGAATGTGTCAGCAGAGTCATAAAGACATGGTTTCAGAAGAGGTTTCCGAAAGGGCAGTGACCAGTCCTTGGCAACCTTTTGTGATGTCTAAGGACACTGAGTTCCTACTACCTGATGTTTATGTCAAATCCATACCAAAGTCCCTTAGTGACCATGTCATCTGTGTTGTGTGGCATTAAAGGGTAAATATTGAACTGGAAAATGTTTGCAAACTTGAAAGCTTATTGTGCACCGTACCATATATTTTGATTGGAATAGACAAATGCTATATGACAAACGCTCAAAGAGcttcaggagaaaaacaaaaaaaaacaaaaaaaaaacattgtaagcTGCAGAGCAGCATCCCGGTACATGCAATGCAACACCATTTGTGGCTCTCTTAAATGTTAGAATGGAACTGAGTTGCTCTTGACACTCTTGTTgagttgttcttgttttgaccgtaaccatggcaacaggtaACCTGTGTCAACAAGGGCGGAGTGATTTGGTCAATACCCCGAGTCGATAATATTCCACCAGAGTTACGCAGCCATGGCTTAAGCTGGCTGCTGCTCTTCACAGCCTTGATCAAATCCCTGTTCTTCCTCTACATGCAGCAAATACACTTGTTTGGGGACTGTTTTTCAATGGTGCCTCCGTGATTGTGGACATGTGTTTTACCTTGTCATCCCAGAATAAAGAAACCATAAATCCGACAGCGCTGAAGGTCACGTCGACGTTCATATCTTTACTCACACAAGTATTGGGGCAGCACTTGGAACGTGCtgtaagtaaaataaaatgaatagaaaTACAATATTTGAAAGGAAAATCACAAAGAGAATGTATCCCCTCTCTAGTTCATGCGAGTAACTGAAAACCGGACATATTTATCATTACCGGTCTCGGGGGAGAaaagatccccccccccccccccccctttttttattcCATCAGAAAAATTGTTGCTGTATTCCTCAATAAATGAACCTCAGAGGGGTCTGTCAGAAGGATCTTTTTAAGTTTATTCACACTCTTCTGTGTCACATAAGGAGGAATGAGCCACTGCAAATATCACTCAAATACAGAAATACTGACACTGAATTTTATACAGCTCTGCATTCCAACACTGCTTAATTTTTGAAATGCAATGAGATACTGCGTCAaactggggtgggggggggggcttagtAACAGAGACAACACTTGATTAGAAGAATACagataatgatttttttttatgtggagtAACTCCAACAGAAGCTAATCCAAAATCCTTGTTTTCATGCTGGTTTAGAGAAGTCCCCTCACATCCGTAAGACCTCAAGTCTAGAAGGGACACCCGCTTTACAAGATTTACATTACCGTTGCAAATTAATGTTATTGGACCACACAGGAAATATGATTATATTCAGCCAATGTAACAAGAATAAACTTTAACCCAATGCTCTGCTTACATGAATCGCTTCATGAAATCTAGAAAAGAACCCATTATTTATTCTCAGAACTGCCTCTTTAATTAGGCTTAGCAATTTGAAACATCTTGAGAAGTTCGAATGAGATAAAATCAATGTCACAATATGTTTTCATGGTACTGTAATATGAAACTAATTGGGACATAATTAGACCCTAATCACGGTTCATCTGTACCTCAGGTTTTGgccatgtgttttcatttgtatcACAATTTGGgctgaaagaaaactgaaccagaacttcagtttttcatttgttttatatatgta contains:
- the oprk1 gene encoding kappa-type opioid receptor isoform X2, whose amino-acid sequence is MDSNVFQIYKEDKCPSAHPAECLPNFTWQPGFSDIYNFTSNGNWTNEPEPMSPIIPIITAVYSVVFVVGLVGNCLVMYVIIRYTKMKTATNIYIFNLAVADALVTTTMPFQSADYLLNTWPFGEVVCKVFISIDYYNMFTSIFTLTMMSVDRYVAVCHPVKALDFRTPVKAKLINILIWVLSSAAGIPAMILGSTQTNNGTTECALQFPDPYIYWDTLMKICVFIFAFVAPLLIITVCYTLMVLRLKSVRLLSGSREKDRNLRRITRLVLVVVAVFVICWTPIHIFILVKALLPGVPETTAVMAAYFFCVALGYTNSSLNPILYAFLDENFKRCFRDFCCPGRTSADGQGVSRVRSTIREHTCPAEGRGPEGHGRPV
- the oprk1 gene encoding kappa-type opioid receptor isoform X1, producing the protein MDSNVFQIYKEDKCPSAHPAECLPNFTWQPGFSDIYNFTSNGNWTNEPEPMSPIIPIITAVYSVVFVVGLVGNCLVMYVIIRYTKMKTATNIYIFNLAVADALVTTTMPFQSADYLLNTWPFGEVVCKVFISIDYYNMFTSIFTLTMMSVDRYVAVCHPVKALDFRTPVKAKLINILIWVLSSAAGIPAMILGSTQTNNGILFLHCALQFPDPYIYWDTLMKICVFIFAFVAPLLIITVCYTLMVLRLKSVRLLSGSREKDRNLRRITRLVLVVVAVFVICWTPIHIFILVKALLPGVPETTAVMAAYFFCVALGYTNSSLNPILYAFLDENFKRCFRDFCCPGRTSADGQGVSRVRSTIREHTCPAEGRGPEGHGRPV